In one window of Myxocyprinus asiaticus isolate MX2 ecotype Aquarium Trade chromosome 43, UBuf_Myxa_2, whole genome shotgun sequence DNA:
- the gal3st1b gene encoding galactosylceramide sulfotransferase, giving the protein MGKQAKRVKHRLILGAFIMVLFYCFMAPKLLATLGVSLAPCVQDTSNTDGWNNSPVSKSISKDKEACRPKVNLMFMKTHKTASSTLLNILLRFGEKHQLKFAFPDGHNDFFYPSSFFRTQVKGYQPGLCFNIMCNHMRFNASEVEQLLPADAFFFTILRDPAEQFESSFHYFKGYVPQTWRIPGKNQLKEFLSNPNHYFNPEGINAFYLKNLQIFDFGFENNLEVGDPRVQQGIEYIAKRFQLVLISDHFEESLILLKDALCWQMDDLLYFKLNARHVMSVSPLDPELKAKAREWNGADWRLYQHFNATFWARVEAYGRTRMEEQVKELRRRNAEMETICIDGGGAVEAVDITDGHMKPWQPIGEASILGYNLRTDIDQEYQELCRKMLTPEIQYLSNLGVNLWKTRLWGWLKDSILSL; this is encoded by the exons ATGGGGAAACAAGCAAAGCGAGTGAAACACAGGTTGATTTTGGGGGCTTTCATCATGGTCTTGTTCTACTGTTTTATGGCACCAAAACTCCTTGCTACACTTGG tgtttctCTGGCCCCTTGTGTTCAAGACACATCAAACACTGACGGGTGGAATAATTCTCCAGTCTCCAAGAGCATTTCCAAAGACAAAGAGGCCTGTAGGCCAAAAGTGAACCTGATGTTCATGAAAACCCATAAGACCGCTAGCAGTACTTTGCTCAACATTCTCCTCCGCTTTGGAGAAAAGCACCAGTTGAAGTTTGCTTTCCCAGATGGTCACAATGACTTTTTCTACCCATCAAGTTTCTTTCGAACTCAAGTGAAGGGCTACCAGCCAGgtttgtgctttaatatcatgtgcAATCACATGCGATTCAATGCATCTGAAGTTGAGCAGCTTCTTCCAGCAGATGCATTTTTCTTCACCATCTTAAGAGACCCCGCAGAGCAGTTTGAGTCATCATTTCACTACTTCAAAGGGTACGTGCCCCAAACATGGAGAATACCGGGAAAAAACCAACTTAAAGAGTTTCTCTCAAACCCAAACCACTACTTCAACCCAGAGGGAATCAACGCTTTCTATCTAAAGAACTTACAGATTTTTGACTTTGGCTTCGAGAACAATTTAGAAGTTGGCGATCCAAGAGTGCAACAAGGCATTGAATACATTGCGAAACGCTTTCAATTAGTCTTAATTTCAGACCATTTTGAGGAGTCGCTCATTTTACTAAAAGATGCTCTTTGTTGGCAGATGGatgatttgttatattttaaactTAATGCACGACATGTCATGTCTGTATCTCCACTTGACCCTGAACTCAAGGCCAAAGCTCGTGAATGGAACGGTGCTGACTGGCGACTCTATCAACATTTTAATGCCACATTCTGGGCGCGGGTGGAGGCCTACGGTCGGACCCGAATGGAGGAGCAGGTGAAGGAGCTTCGTAGGAGAAACGCAGAGATGGAGACCATCTGCATCGACGGTGGGGGGGCCGTGGAGGCAGTGGACATCACAGATGGACATATGAAACCCTGGCAGCCCATTGGAGAGGCTTCAATACTGGGGTACAACCTGAGGACCGACATAGACCAGGAGTATCAAGAGCTCTGCCGAAAAATGCTCACACCTGAGATACAGTATTTGTCAAATTTAGGAGTCAATTTATGGAAAACAAGGTTATGGGGCTGGTTAAAAGACAGTATTTTGTCACTGTAG